A region of Massilia sp. WG5 DNA encodes the following proteins:
- a CDS encoding YqaA family protein: MIESAVLWLLKLLAAPAVGLASVFLIAFVSATLLPLGSEPAVFAVVKANPAMFWPAILVATLGNTLGGVVDYWIGYRAKVAFAKERKSRWFHWLARYGSKTMLLSWVPGIGDPLCTLAGWLHLPFWPSVMYMAIGKFGRYIFMTATLLYVPDGWWKWLGDTTSRLFG; the protein is encoded by the coding sequence ATGATCGAGTCCGCCGTCCTCTGGCTGCTGAAACTTCTTGCCGCACCGGCTGTCGGACTGGCCTCCGTTTTCCTGATCGCTTTTGTGTCGGCCACCCTGCTGCCGCTGGGCTCGGAACCGGCCGTGTTCGCCGTCGTGAAAGCGAATCCGGCCATGTTCTGGCCGGCGATCCTGGTCGCCACCCTCGGCAACACGCTGGGCGGGGTGGTCGACTACTGGATCGGCTACCGCGCCAAGGTCGCCTTCGCCAAGGAGCGCAAGTCGCGCTGGTTCCACTGGCTGGCGCGCTACGGCTCGAAGACCATGCTGCTGTCCTGGGTGCCGGGCATCGGCGACCCGCTGTGCACCCTGGCCGGCTGGCTGCACCTGCCGTTCTGGCCCAGCGTGATGTACATGGCGATCGGCAAGTTCGGCCGCTACATCTTCATGACCGCGACCCTGCTGTATGTGCCGGACGGGTGGTGGAAGTGGCTCGGCGACACCACCAGCCGCCTATTCGGCTGA
- a CDS encoding HIT family protein — protein MTKLPGCELCELAASAKVVANEQFSVILADEANYPGFARVVWNDHVREMSDLSDADRLLLNDAVWKLEQAVREVMQPLKLNVASLGNVVPHLHWHVIPRYADDAHFPAPVWAQAVRETPVEVLAQRRALLPQLKQAIERKFAKQ, from the coding sequence ATGACGAAGCTGCCGGGTTGCGAGCTGTGCGAGCTGGCGGCGTCCGCCAAGGTGGTCGCCAACGAGCAGTTTTCGGTGATCCTGGCCGACGAAGCCAACTACCCGGGCTTCGCGCGCGTGGTCTGGAACGACCACGTGCGCGAGATGAGCGACCTGTCCGACGCCGACCGCCTGCTGCTGAACGACGCCGTCTGGAAGCTCGAGCAGGCCGTGCGCGAGGTGATGCAGCCGCTGAAGCTCAACGTCGCCAGCCTCGGCAACGTGGTGCCCCACCTGCACTGGCACGTCATCCCGCGCTACGCCGACGATGCGCACTTCCCGGCGCCGGTGTGGGCGCAGGCGGTGCGCGAGACGCCTGTGGAGGTGCTGGCGCAGAGGCGGGCGCTGCTGCCGCAATTGAAGCAGGCAATCGAGCGGAAGTTCGCGAAGCAGTAA
- a CDS encoding FAD/FMN-binding oxidoreductase, producing MNAPANIHALLEENAPARLREIPYNYTSFSDREIVIRLLGESSWRLLDELRGARQTGRSARMLYEVLGDIWVVRRNPYLQDDMLDNPKRRAKLIEALHHRLAEVDKRRLSVDAGDNGDPAASAARSNAVEQLLAAARKAVDDFGNEFRAMYDLRKRAKAVLGRYTDKRNIRFDGMHRTSHVTDATDWRVEYPFLVLIPDSEDEMAGLVKGCIELGLTIIPRGGGTGYTGGAIPLTPMSAVINTEKLIALGEVDIRRLPGVDRDYATIYTGAGVVTQRVSQAAEKAGFVFAVDPTSAHASCIGGNIAMNAGGKKAVLWGTALDNLASWRMVDPNGDWLDVTRVDHNLGKIHDAPVATFKLEWTHPSEKGAPKGAPFRTETLAIEGRRFRKEGLGKDVTDKFLAGLPGIQKEGTDGLITSGRWILHKMPKFTRTVALEFFGQARDAIPSIVEIKDYLDSLPKNGKPEFESLRLAGLEHLDERYLRAVGYATKSKRGTLPKMALFGDIVGDDENAVAQAASEVVRLANTRVGEGFVAVSPEARKKFWLDRARTAAIARHTNAFKINEDVVIPLNRMGEYTDGIERINIELSIKNKLQLVEQLHALFASGQLEVSKADDATGEGVSKEEILGDRPQQADELLARTAARWGWLLMNLDQPLKDVLPKLAEFGLDGFYENFERRISAQPQASLFDVVQDHTVRVSWKQDIRAPLRQIFNGAAYKPILDEATAIHQRVLRSRVFVALHMHAGDGNVHTNLPVNSDDYAMLQDAHKAVERIMKLARSLDGVISGEHGIGITKLEFLTDDEIRDFRDYKQRVDPEGRFNKGKLLNTESAYADLRNAYTPSFGLMGHESLIMQQSDIGEIANSIKDCLRCGKCKPVCTTHVPQANLLYSPRDKILATSALIEAFLYEEQTRRGVSIRHWEEFEDVSDHCTVCHKCVTPCPVNIDFGDVSMNMRNLLRKMDKRSFKPANRAAMFFLNATDPTTINATRKAMVDLGYKAQRLGASVLKAVAKEQTKAPPPTTGKAPIREQVIHFVNKKMPGNLPKKTARALLDIEDDKVIPIIRNPKLTNADTEAVFYFPGCGSERLFSQVGLATQAMLWDVGVQTVLPPGYLCCGYPQRGAGQYDKADKMMTDNRVLFHRMANTLNYLDIKTVLVSCGTCYDQLATYEFEKIFPGCRIMDIHEYLLEKGVRLEGVTGTRYMYHDPCHTPMKLQDSMKTVNALVQTADNVKIEKNDRCCGESGTFAVSRPDIATQVRFRKEQEMEKGADKLREDGFKGDVKILTSCPSCLQGLSRYNDDSGTTADYIVVEMARHLLGENWLPNYVANANNGGIERVLV from the coding sequence ATGAACGCACCAGCCAATATCCACGCCCTCCTCGAAGAGAACGCGCCCGCACGCTTGCGCGAAATTCCGTACAACTACACCTCGTTTTCCGATCGCGAAATCGTGATCCGGCTGCTGGGCGAATCCTCGTGGCGTCTGCTGGACGAACTGCGCGGCGCACGCCAGACCGGACGCTCGGCGCGCATGCTGTACGAGGTGCTCGGCGACATCTGGGTGGTGCGCCGCAATCCGTATCTGCAGGACGACATGCTGGACAACCCGAAGCGGCGCGCCAAGCTGATCGAGGCCCTGCATCACCGCCTGGCCGAAGTCGACAAGCGCCGCCTGAGCGTCGACGCCGGCGACAACGGCGATCCGGCCGCCTCCGCCGCGCGCAGCAACGCGGTCGAGCAGCTGCTGGCCGCGGCCCGCAAGGCAGTCGACGACTTCGGTAACGAGTTCCGCGCGATGTACGACCTGCGCAAGCGCGCGAAAGCCGTGCTGGGCCGCTACACCGACAAGCGCAACATCCGCTTCGACGGCATGCACCGCACCTCGCACGTGACCGACGCCACCGACTGGCGTGTCGAATATCCCTTCCTGGTCCTGATCCCGGACAGCGAGGACGAGATGGCCGGCCTGGTCAAGGGCTGTATCGAACTCGGCCTGACCATCATCCCGCGCGGCGGCGGCACCGGCTACACCGGCGGCGCGATTCCGCTGACGCCGATGTCGGCCGTGATCAACACCGAAAAGCTGATCGCGCTGGGCGAGGTCGACATTCGCCGCCTGCCGGGCGTGGACCGCGACTACGCGACCATCTACACCGGCGCCGGCGTGGTCACCCAGCGCGTCTCGCAGGCGGCCGAGAAGGCCGGCTTCGTGTTCGCGGTCGACCCGACCTCGGCCCACGCCTCCTGCATCGGCGGGAACATCGCCATGAACGCGGGCGGCAAGAAGGCCGTGCTGTGGGGCACCGCGCTCGACAACCTGGCGTCCTGGCGCATGGTCGATCCGAACGGCGACTGGCTGGACGTGACCCGCGTCGACCACAACCTCGGCAAGATCCACGACGCCCCGGTCGCGACCTTCAAGCTCGAATGGACCCATCCGTCGGAGAAGGGCGCTCCCAAGGGCGCGCCGTTCCGCACCGAGACGCTGGCGATCGAGGGCCGCCGCTTCCGCAAGGAAGGCCTGGGCAAGGACGTGACCGACAAATTCCTGGCCGGCCTGCCGGGCATCCAGAAGGAGGGCACCGACGGCCTGATCACCTCGGGCCGCTGGATCCTGCACAAGATGCCGAAGTTCACGCGCACCGTGGCGCTCGAATTCTTCGGCCAGGCGCGCGATGCGATCCCCTCGATCGTCGAGATCAAGGATTACCTCGACAGCCTGCCGAAGAACGGCAAGCCGGAGTTCGAGAGCCTGCGCCTGGCGGGCCTGGAGCACCTGGACGAGCGCTACCTGCGCGCGGTCGGTTACGCCACCAAGTCCAAGCGCGGCACGCTGCCGAAGATGGCGCTGTTCGGCGACATCGTCGGCGACGACGAGAACGCCGTGGCGCAGGCCGCATCCGAGGTCGTGCGCCTGGCGAACACCCGGGTGGGCGAGGGCTTCGTTGCCGTCAGCCCGGAAGCGCGGAAAAAATTCTGGCTGGACCGCGCCCGCACCGCCGCCATCGCGCGCCACACCAACGCCTTCAAGATCAACGAGGACGTCGTGATTCCCCTGAACCGCATGGGCGAATACACCGACGGCATCGAGCGCATCAACATCGAACTCTCGATCAAGAACAAGCTGCAGCTGGTCGAACAACTGCACGCCCTGTTCGCCTCCGGCCAGCTGGAAGTGAGCAAGGCCGACGACGCCACCGGCGAAGGCGTGTCGAAGGAAGAGATCCTGGGCGACCGTCCGCAGCAGGCCGACGAACTGCTGGCCAGGACCGCGGCGCGCTGGGGCTGGCTGCTGATGAACCTCGACCAGCCGCTGAAGGACGTGCTGCCGAAGCTGGCCGAGTTCGGCCTGGACGGCTTCTACGAAAACTTCGAGCGCCGCATCTCGGCGCAGCCGCAGGCCAGCCTGTTCGACGTGGTGCAGGACCACACCGTGCGCGTCTCGTGGAAGCAGGACATCCGCGCGCCGCTGCGCCAGATCTTCAATGGCGCGGCCTACAAGCCGATCCTCGACGAAGCGACCGCCATCCACCAGCGCGTGCTGCGCTCGCGCGTGTTCGTGGCCCTGCACATGCACGCCGGCGACGGCAACGTGCACACCAACCTGCCGGTCAACTCGGACGATTACGCAATGCTGCAGGACGCGCATAAAGCCGTCGAGCGCATCATGAAGCTGGCCCGTTCGCTGGACGGCGTGATCTCGGGCGAACACGGCATCGGCATCACCAAGCTGGAGTTCCTGACCGACGACGAGATCCGCGATTTCCGCGACTATAAGCAGCGCGTCGACCCGGAAGGCCGCTTCAACAAGGGCAAGCTGCTCAACACCGAGTCCGCCTACGCCGACCTGCGCAACGCCTACACGCCGTCCTTCGGCCTGATGGGCCACGAGTCGCTGATCATGCAGCAGAGCGACATCGGCGAGATCGCCAACAGCATCAAGGACTGCCTGCGCTGCGGGAAGTGCAAGCCGGTCTGCACCACCCACGTGCCGCAGGCGAACCTGCTGTACTCGCCGCGCGACAAGATCCTCGCGACCTCGGCGCTGATCGAAGCCTTCCTGTACGAGGAGCAGACCCGCCGCGGCGTCTCGATCCGGCATTGGGAAGAATTCGAGGACGTGTCCGACCACTGCACCGTGTGCCACAAGTGCGTGACGCCGTGCCCGGTCAACATCGACTTCGGCGACGTCTCGATGAACATGCGTAACCTGCTGCGCAAGATGGACAAGCGCAGCTTCAAGCCGGCCAACCGCGCCGCCATGTTCTTCCTGAACGCGACCGACCCGACCACCATCAACGCCACCCGCAAGGCGATGGTCGACCTGGGCTACAAGGCCCAGCGCCTGGGCGCGAGCGTGCTGAAGGCAGTGGCGAAAGAGCAGACCAAGGCGCCGCCGCCGACCACCGGCAAGGCCCCGATCCGCGAGCAGGTGATCCACTTCGTGAACAAGAAGATGCCGGGCAACCTGCCGAAGAAGACCGCGCGCGCCCTGCTGGACATCGAGGACGACAAGGTCATCCCGATCATCCGCAATCCGAAGCTGACCAACGCCGACACCGAGGCCGTGTTCTACTTCCCGGGTTGCGGCTCCGAGCGCCTGTTCTCGCAGGTCGGCCTGGCGACCCAGGCGATGCTGTGGGACGTCGGCGTGCAGACCGTGCTGCCGCCTGGCTACCTGTGCTGCGGCTACCCGCAGCGCGGCGCCGGCCAGTACGACAAGGCCGACAAGATGATGACGGATAACCGCGTGCTGTTCCACCGCATGGCGAATACCCTGAACTACCTCGACATCAAGACCGTGCTGGTCTCCTGCGGCACCTGCTACGACCAGCTCGCGACCTACGAGTTCGAGAAGATCTTCCCGGGCTGCCGCATCATGGACATCCACGAGTACCTGCTCGAGAAGGGCGTCAGGCTGGAAGGCGTGACCGGTACCCGCTACATGTACCACGACCCCTGCCACACGCCGATGAAGCTGCAGGATTCGATGAAGACCGTGAACGCGCTGGTGCAGACCGCCGACAACGTGAAAATCGAGAAGAACGACCGCTGCTGCGGCGAGTCCGGCACCTTCGCGGTGTCGCGTCCGGATATCGCGACCCAGGTCCGCTTCCGCAAGGAGCAGGAGATGGAGAAGGGCGCCGACAAGCTGCGCGAAGACGGCTTCAAGGGCGACGTCAAGATCCTGACCAGCTGCCCGTCCTGCCTGCAGGGCCTGTCGCGCTACAACGACGACTCGGGCACGACCGCCGACTACATCGTGGTCGAGATGGCGCGCCATCTGCTGGGCGAGAACTGGCTGCCGAACTACGTCGCGAACGCGAACAACGGCGGCATCGAAAGGGTGCTGGTATGA
- the ilvA gene encoding threonine ammonia-lyase, biosynthetic: MRRPPPRTPHRLSAKQDSLASPRNPQIASAMTTDYLKKILTARVYDVAQETPLELAPTLSQRMGNRIYFKREDMQSVFSFKLRGAYNKMAHLPPEQLKRGVICASAGNHAQGVALSASRLGCRALVVMPTTTPPVKINAVKARGGANVEVVLHGDSYTDAYNHALLLEREQQLTFVHPFDDPDVIAGQGTIGMEILRQHSGPIHAIFLAIGGGGLIAGVGAYVKAVRPDIKIIGVQTVDSDAMAKSLKAGERVTLPDVGLFSDGTAVKLVGEETFRIAKEVVDEIVIVDTDAICAAIQDVFQDTRSILEPAGALAVAGAKAYVERSQLTRNPVKNESLVAVACGANMNFDRLRFVAERAELGEDREALFAVTIPEQRGSFKRFCSLVGPRNVTEFNYRISGEDEAHIFVGVQIGSRSESGMLARTFEEHGFRTLDLTHDELAKLHVRHLVGGKSAKAHDELLYRFEFPERPGALMRFLDSMAPNWNISLFHYRNQGGDVGRILVGLQVPGGEMDEFRQFLATLGYRNWDETQNPVYKLFL; the protein is encoded by the coding sequence CTGCGCCGCCCGCCACCCAGGACTCCTCATCGCTTATCCGCCAAGCAGGACAGTCTCGCGTCGCCCCGGAATCCACAGATCGCATCCGCCATGACTACCGACTACCTCAAGAAAATCCTGACCGCGCGCGTCTACGACGTGGCCCAAGAAACCCCGCTCGAACTCGCGCCGACGCTGTCCCAGCGCATGGGCAACCGCATTTATTTCAAGCGCGAGGACATGCAGAGCGTGTTCAGCTTCAAGCTGCGCGGCGCCTACAACAAGATGGCGCACCTGCCGCCCGAGCAGCTCAAGCGCGGCGTGATCTGCGCCTCGGCCGGCAACCATGCGCAGGGTGTCGCCCTGTCGGCGAGCCGGCTCGGCTGCCGTGCGCTGGTCGTGATGCCGACCACCACGCCACCGGTGAAGATCAATGCGGTCAAGGCGCGCGGCGGCGCCAACGTCGAAGTCGTGCTGCACGGCGATTCCTATACCGACGCCTACAACCACGCCCTGCTGCTCGAGCGCGAGCAGCAACTGACCTTCGTCCACCCCTTCGACGATCCGGACGTGATCGCCGGCCAGGGCACGATCGGCATGGAGATCCTGCGCCAGCATTCCGGCCCGATCCACGCGATCTTCCTCGCGATCGGCGGCGGCGGCCTGATCGCCGGCGTGGGCGCCTATGTGAAAGCGGTGCGCCCGGACATCAAGATCATCGGCGTGCAGACCGTGGATTCCGATGCGATGGCGAAGAGCCTGAAGGCGGGCGAGCGCGTCACGCTGCCCGATGTCGGCCTGTTCTCGGACGGCACCGCGGTCAAGCTGGTGGGCGAGGAAACCTTCCGCATCGCCAAGGAAGTGGTCGACGAGATCGTGATTGTCGACACCGACGCGATCTGCGCCGCGATCCAGGACGTGTTCCAGGACACCCGCAGCATCCTCGAGCCGGCCGGCGCGCTGGCCGTGGCCGGCGCCAAGGCCTATGTCGAGCGTTCGCAACTCACTCGCAATCCGGTGAAGAACGAGAGCCTGGTGGCGGTGGCCTGCGGCGCCAACATGAACTTCGACCGCCTGCGCTTCGTGGCCGAGCGCGCCGAGCTCGGCGAAGACCGCGAAGCCCTGTTCGCCGTCACCATTCCCGAACAGCGCGGCAGCTTCAAGCGTTTCTGCTCGCTGGTCGGCCCGCGCAACGTCACCGAATTCAACTACCGCATCAGCGGCGAAGACGAAGCCCACATCTTCGTCGGCGTGCAGATCGGCAGCCGCAGCGAATCGGGCATGCTGGCGCGCACCTTCGAGGAACACGGTTTCCGCACCCTCGACCTGACGCACGACGAGCTGGCCAAGCTGCACGTCCGCCACCTGGTCGGCGGCAAGAGCGCCAAGGCGCACGACGAGCTGCTGTACCGCTTCGAATTCCCGGAACGCCCGGGCGCGCTGATGCGCTTCCTCGACAGCATGGCGCCGAACTGGAATATCTCGCTGTTCCACTACCGCAACCAGGGCGGCGACGTCGGGCGCATCCTGGTCGGGCTGCAGGTGCCGGGCGGGGAGATGGACGAGTTCAGGCAATTCCTGGCGACACTGGGGTATCGGAACTGGGACGAGACCCAGAATCCGGTCTACAAGCTGTTCCTGTAA
- a CDS encoding PTS sugar transporter subunit IIA, translating into MTNLSKILSLENVQLDLEVSSKKRAFEQAGLIFENNCGIARSTVSDNLFARERLGSTGLGHGVAVPHGRIKGSKSLKSPLAAFVRLAEPIPFESPDGLPVSLLFFLLIPDHVTQQHLEILSEIAELFSDESVRTALATDMDPRSVHERIINWQPSLQALG; encoded by the coding sequence ATGACTAATTTAAGCAAAATCCTCTCGCTCGAGAACGTTCAGCTGGATCTAGAAGTGTCGAGCAAGAAGCGCGCCTTTGAACAGGCCGGCCTGATTTTCGAGAACAACTGCGGCATCGCCCGCTCGACGGTCTCGGACAACCTGTTCGCACGCGAACGCCTCGGCTCTACCGGTCTCGGCCATGGTGTGGCCGTGCCGCATGGCCGGATCAAGGGCAGCAAGAGCCTGAAGTCGCCGCTGGCCGCCTTCGTGCGCCTGGCCGAGCCGATCCCCTTCGAATCGCCGGACGGCCTGCCGGTGAGCCTGCTGTTCTTCCTGCTGATCCCGGACCATGTGACCCAGCAGCACCTGGAAATCCTGTCCGAGATCGCCGAACTGTTCTCGGACGAATCCGTGCGTACCGCGCTGGCGACCGATATGGATCCGCGCTCGGTGCACGAACGCATCATCAACTGGCAACCGAGCCTGCAGGCCCTGGGTTAA
- a CDS encoding MerR family transcriptional regulator encodes MNMKIGELADRSGIPASTIRYYEKEGLLPKAQRGANGYRAYQDGALERLDLIQLGQKLGFSLEAIRTVTALQGDALKDTLLGKLEARLEEIDRLRAILDAQRSAVVEAKARVQTAIASGECRVQGMTECRSAE; translated from the coding sequence ATGAATATGAAAATCGGCGAACTGGCGGACCGCAGCGGCATTCCGGCATCGACCATCCGCTACTACGAGAAGGAAGGCCTGCTGCCGAAGGCGCAGCGCGGTGCGAACGGCTACCGGGCCTACCAGGACGGCGCGCTGGAGCGACTCGACCTGATCCAGCTCGGCCAGAAGCTCGGCTTTTCGCTGGAGGCGATCCGGACGGTGACGGCGCTGCAGGGCGATGCGCTGAAGGACACGCTGCTCGGCAAGCTGGAGGCGCGGCTGGAAGAAATCGACCGCCTGCGCGCGATCCTGGACGCCCAGCGCAGCGCGGTGGTCGAGGCGAAGGCGCGCGTGCAGACGGCCATCGCCAGCGGCGAGTGCCGGGTGCAGGGCATGACGGAGTGCCGCTCAGCCGAATAG
- the hprK gene encoding HPr(Ser) kinase/phosphatase, whose product MLQTPLTIQRLYDDNRDSLQLGWFAGFPGGERLISGDAVSAADQVGHLNLIHPGRIQVFGHQELNYYQRLKTGSRSHMIGEMIAGGPPALIIAQGLDTPPDILAICDEQNIPLFSTPLPAAQVIDFLRVYLSKKLAQRVIMHGVFMDVLGVGVLITGDSGLGKSELGLELISRSHGLVADDAVEFSRIAPNMIEGRCPPLLQNLLEVRGLGLLDIKAIFGETAVRRKMRLKLIVHLVKRGALDEEVERLPFHFPTEDVLGLPIRKVVIPVAAGRNIAVLLEAAVRNTILQLRGIDTLQEFMERQRQAMSSD is encoded by the coding sequence ATGCTCCAGACACCGCTGACCATCCAAAGGCTGTACGACGACAATCGCGACAGCCTGCAACTCGGCTGGTTTGCAGGTTTCCCTGGCGGCGAGCGCCTGATCTCGGGCGACGCCGTCTCGGCCGCCGACCAGGTCGGCCACCTGAACCTGATCCACCCGGGCCGCATCCAGGTGTTCGGGCACCAGGAACTGAATTACTACCAGCGCCTCAAGACCGGCTCCCGCAGCCACATGATCGGCGAAATGATCGCGGGCGGTCCGCCGGCCCTGATCATCGCCCAGGGCCTGGACACCCCGCCGGACATCCTCGCTATCTGCGACGAGCAGAACATCCCCTTGTTCTCGACGCCGCTGCCGGCGGCCCAGGTGATCGATTTCCTGCGGGTCTATTTATCCAAGAAACTGGCGCAACGCGTCATCATGCACGGCGTGTTCATGGACGTGCTGGGCGTGGGCGTGCTGATCACCGGCGATTCCGGTCTCGGCAAGAGCGAGCTGGGCCTGGAACTGATCTCGCGCTCGCACGGCCTGGTGGCCGACGATGCGGTGGAGTTCTCGCGCATCGCCCCGAACATGATCGAAGGCCGCTGCCCGCCGCTGCTGCAGAACCTGCTCGAAGTGCGCGGCCTGGGCCTGCTCGACATCAAGGCGATCTTCGGCGAGACCGCCGTGCGCCGCAAGATGCGGCTGAAGCTGATCGTCCACCTCGTCAAGCGCGGCGCGCTGGACGAGGAAGTCGAGCGCCTGCCCTTCCATTTCCCGACCGAAGACGTGCTCGGCCTGCCGATCCGCAAGGTCGTGATCCCGGTCGCGGCCGGCCGCAACATCGCGGTGCTGCTGGAAGCCGCGGTGCGCAACACCATCCTGCAGCTGCGCGGCATCGATACGCTGCAGGAATTCATGGAGCGGCAAAGGCAAGCCATGAGCAGCGATTAA
- a CDS encoding NADH:flavin oxidoreductase/NADH oxidase family protein, with translation MLFTPLTLPNGAVVPNRLAKAAMEETLAEAGQLPGPAIQRLYRRWAEGGTGLIITGNVMVDRRALTGPGTIALEADTPLAPFEAWARAVRAQGAQAWMQISHPGRQVMANMGGLAWAPSAVALDLGKHSKMFAQPVAMSQADIAEVVERFAATAHAAERAGFTGVQIHAAHGYLISQFLSPLTNRRDDAWGGSLANRARLLLEVVRSVRARVSAGFCVAVKLNSADFQRGGFSETEARQVLAMLNAERVDLVELSGGSYESPAMQGRTADGRTLAREAYFLEFARDLAKVAGMPLMTTGGIARRAVAERVLADGVAIVGIATALAAVPDLPRQWQAGREPAASMPAVDWKDKALVSLARMALVRRRLHALGRGGGALSAYSPAVTLVLDQVRSLRLTRRYRAWSKGAWSKGMSTQRG, from the coding sequence ATGCTGTTCACCCCCCTGACCCTGCCGAACGGCGCCGTCGTCCCGAACCGCCTGGCCAAGGCCGCCATGGAGGAAACCCTGGCCGAGGCCGGCCAGTTGCCGGGGCCGGCCATCCAGCGCCTGTACCGCCGCTGGGCCGAGGGCGGTACCGGACTCATCATCACCGGCAACGTGATGGTCGACCGGCGCGCGCTGACCGGCCCGGGCACCATCGCGCTGGAGGCGGACACGCCGCTCGCGCCCTTCGAGGCCTGGGCGCGGGCGGTGCGGGCGCAGGGCGCCCAGGCATGGATGCAGATCAGCCACCCGGGGCGCCAGGTGATGGCGAACATGGGTGGCCTGGCGTGGGCGCCGTCGGCGGTGGCGCTGGATCTGGGCAAGCACAGCAAGATGTTCGCGCAACCGGTCGCGATGAGCCAGGCCGACATCGCGGAAGTCGTCGAGCGCTTCGCCGCCACCGCCCATGCGGCCGAGCGGGCGGGTTTTACGGGCGTGCAGATCCATGCGGCGCATGGCTACCTGATCTCGCAATTCCTGTCGCCGCTGACCAACCGCCGGGATGACGCCTGGGGCGGCAGCCTCGCCAACCGGGCGCGCCTGCTGCTGGAGGTCGTGCGCAGCGTGCGCGCCCGCGTGTCGGCGGGATTCTGCGTCGCGGTCAAGCTGAACTCGGCCGATTTCCAGCGCGGCGGCTTTTCCGAGACTGAAGCGCGCCAGGTGCTGGCGATGCTGAACGCCGAGCGGGTCGACCTGGTCGAGCTGTCGGGCGGCAGTTACGAGAGCCCGGCCATGCAGGGCCGCACCGCGGACGGGCGCACGCTCGCGCGCGAAGCCTACTTCCTCGAATTCGCCCGCGACCTGGCAAAGGTGGCCGGCATGCCCCTGATGACCACCGGCGGCATTGCGCGCCGCGCGGTCGCCGAACGGGTCCTGGCCGATGGGGTCGCCATCGTCGGCATCGCGACGGCGCTGGCCGCCGTGCCCGACCTGCCGCGCCAGTGGCAGGCGGGACGCGAGCCGGCCGCCAGCATGCCCGCGGTCGACTGGAAGGACAAGGCGCTCGTCAGCCTGGCGCGGATGGCGCTGGTGCGCCGCCGCCTGCATGCGCTGGGCCGGGGCGGCGGGGCGCTGTCGGCCTACAGCCCGGCGGTCACGCTGGTGCTGGACCAGGTGCGCAGCCTGCGGCTGACGCGGCGCTACAGGGCGTGGAGCAAAGGAGCCTGGAGCAAAGGAATGTCCACCCAACGTGGATAA
- the queF gene encoding NADPH-dependent 7-cyano-7-deazaguanine reductase QueF (Catalyzes the NADPH-dependent reduction of 7-cyano-7-deazaguanine (preQ0) to 7-aminomethyl-7-deazaguanine (preQ1) in queuosine biosynthesis), whose product MTNTPDQSPLGKTSAYQTQYAPELLFPISRQQKRDELALTGTLPFFGVDIWNAYELSWLNMRGKPQVAIATITAPADSPNIVESKSFKLYLNSFNQTRLANTDALLALLREDLSNAFGAPVHVTLSMPDDFGKLKMGELDGLLLDRLDIEVDNYAPAPELLSAKHEEAAVEETLVSHLLKSNCLVTGQPDWASVQIHYVGPQIDQESLLRYLIGFREHNEFHEQCVERIFTDILRHCKPNKLAVYARYTRRGGLDINPWRANFSTGKPPNLRTARQ is encoded by the coding sequence ATGACCAATACCCCTGATCAATCGCCGCTCGGTAAGACCTCGGCCTACCAGACCCAGTACGCGCCCGAGCTGCTGTTTCCCATTTCGCGCCAGCAAAAGCGCGACGAACTCGCCCTGACGGGCACCCTGCCCTTCTTCGGCGTCGACATCTGGAATGCCTACGAACTGTCGTGGCTGAACATGCGCGGCAAGCCGCAAGTGGCGATCGCGACCATCACGGCCCCGGCCGACTCGCCGAACATCGTCGAATCGAAATCGTTCAAGCTCTACCTGAACTCCTTCAACCAGACCCGCCTGGCGAACACGGACGCCCTACTGGCCCTGCTGCGCGAAGACCTGTCGAACGCCTTCGGCGCACCGGTGCATGTGACGCTGAGCATGCCGGACGACTTCGGCAAGCTGAAGATGGGCGAACTGGACGGCCTGCTGCTGGACCGCCTCGACATCGAGGTCGACAACTATGCGCCGGCCCCGGAATTGCTCAGCGCCAAGCATGAGGAAGCGGCGGTCGAGGAGACCCTGGTGTCGCACCTGCTGAAATCGAATTGCCTGGTGACGGGCCAGCCGGACTGGGCCAGCGTGCAGATCCATTACGTCGGTCCGCAAATCGACCAGGAAAGCCTGCTGCGCTACCTGATCGGTTTCCGTGAGCACAACGAATTTCACGAGCAATGTGTCGAGCGCATCTTTACCGACATCCTGCGCCACTGCAAACCGAACAAGCTGGCGGTGTACGCCCGCTACACCCGGCGTGGCGGGCTCGACATCAATCCCTGGCGCGCCAATTTCAGCACGGGAAAACCGCCGAATTTGCGCACCGCCCGCCAGTAA